The proteins below come from a single Lates calcarifer isolate ASB-BC8 linkage group LG11, TLL_Latcal_v3, whole genome shotgun sequence genomic window:
- the trap1 gene encoding heat shock protein 75 kDa, mitochondrial, protein MDAVPTSSRVAGSFLGRLVWRVSPGRLTRLPPSSALMSRCLALARFALGSYQRTSSRLTPCARGLSSRTVSRSLTAGSQVGQQQRWSNRPSVWGAQRPCLSFCQQSYYSTQEAEKEPEEEPLHTIISDTESVQGSFSKHEFQAETKKLLDIVARSLYSEKEVFIRELISNGSDALEKLRHKLITAGGETAPMEIHLQTDASKGTFTIQDTGVGMNQEELVANLGTIARSGSKAFLDALQNQAEASSTIIGQFGVGFYSAFMVADRVDVYSRSAEHDAPGYKWSSDGSGVFEIAEASGVQQGTKIVLHLKDDCKEFSSEDRVKDVVTKYSNFVSFPIFLNGRRLNTLQALWMMEPKEISDWQHEEFYRYVAQAYDKPRYTLHYRADAPLNIRSIFYVPDAKPTMFDVSREMGSSVALYSRKVLIQTKAADILPKWLRFLRGVVDSEDIPLNLSRELLQESALIRKLRDVLQQRIIRFLLDQSKKEPEKYNKFFEDYGLFMREGIVTTQEQDVKEDIAKLLRFESSALPAGQQTNLMEYASRMKAGTRNIYYLCAPNRHLAEHSPYYEAMKQKDMEVLFCYEQFDELTLLHLREFDKKKLISVETDIVVDHYKEEKFEDSKPASERLTQEQADDLIAWMKNSLGPRVTNIKLTPRLDTHPAMITVLEMGAARHFLRTQQLARTAEERAQILQPTLELNAGHDLIKKLHALKDTNSELAGLLLEQIYDNAMIAAGLNDDPRPMISRLNDLLTKALEKH, encoded by the exons ATGGACGCCGTGCCGACGTCATCACGAGTCGCGGGGTCTTTCCTTGGCCGTCTTGTTTGGCGTGTGTCCCCCGGTCGGTTGACCCGTCTTCCACCCTCGTCCGCCCTCATGTCCCGCTGTCTTGCTCTGGCTCGGTTCGCCCTTGGTTCCTATCAGAGGACCAGCTCACGGCTAACGCCATGTGCACGAGGGCTGAGCAGCAGAACTGTCTCGCGCTCCTTGACTGCAG GCTCGCAGGttggacagcagcagaggtggagcAATCGGCCCAGTGTGTGGGGCGCTCAGCGGCCCTGCCTCAGCTTCTGCCAGCAGTCTTACTACAGCACCCAGGAGGCTGAGaaggagccagaggaggagcctCTGCATACCATCATCAGTGACACAGAGTCTGTGCAAG GTAGCTTCTCCAAACATGAATTTCAGGCTGAAACAAAAAAGCTGCTGGACATTGTAGCTAGGTCCCTGTACTCAGAGAAGGAG GTGTTCATCAGGGAGCTGATCTCTAATGGTAGTGATGCTTTGGAAAAACTGCGTCACAAGCTAatcacagcaggaggtgaaacCGCTCCCATGGAGATCCACCTGCAGACTGACGCTTCCAAGGGCACCTTCACCATCCAG GACACTGGTGTGGGAATGAACCAAGAGGAGCTGGTGGCTAACCTGGGGACCATCGCCCGCTCCGGTTCAAAG GCATTTCTGGACGCTCTGCAGAACCAGGCAGAGGCCAGCAGCACCATCATTGGTCAGTTCGGGGTTGGATTCTACTCTGCCTTCATGGTGGCCGACCGTGTTGACGTCTACTCTCGCTCTGCTGAGCACGATGCACCCGGATACAAGTGGTCCTCAGACGG CTCTGGAGTTTTTGAGATCGCCGAAGCCAGTGGGGTTCAACAGGGAACGAAGATCGTGCTGCACCTTAAGGATGACTGCAAGGAGTTCTCCTCTGAGGACAGAGTCAAAG ATGTTGTAACAAAGTACAGCAACTTTGTGAGCTTCCCCATCTTCCTGAATGGACGGAGGCTCAACACTCTGCAG GCCTTGTGGATGATGGAGCCTAAAGAAATTAGTGACTGGCAGCATGAGGAATTCTACCGCTACGTCGCCCAGGCCTACGACAAGCCCCGCTACACGCTGCACTACCGCGCTGATGCCCCACTCAACATCCGAAGCATCTTCTACGTCCCTGATGCG AAGCCAACCATGTTTGACGTGAGCAGGGAGATGGGCTCCAGCGTGGCTCTGTACAGCAGGAAGGTCCTGATCCAGACCAAAGCGGCTGACATCCTGCCCAAGTGGCTGCGCTTCCTCAGAG gtgTGGTGGACAGTGAGGACATCCCTCTGAATCTGAGCAGAGAACTGCTGCAGGAGAGCGCCCTCATCAG GAAGCTTCGTGACGTTTTGCAGCAGAGGATCATCCGCTTCCTGCTGGACCAGAGCAAGAAGGAACCAGAGAAATACAACAAGTTCTTCGAGGACTACGGCCTCTTCATGAGGGAGGGCATCGTCACCACCCAGGAACAAGACGTCAAG GAGGATATCGCAAAGCTGTTGAGGTTTGAGTCGTCTGCTCTGCCAGCGGGCCAGCAGACCAACCTGATGGAGTACGCCTCTCGAATGAAGGCTGGCACACGCAACATCTACTACCTGTGCGCCCCCAACCGCCATCTTGCAGAACACTCCCCTTACTATGAGGCCATGAAACAGAAAGACATGGAG gtgCTGTTCTGCTACGAGCAGTTCGATGAGCTGACCCTGCTCCACCTCAGGGAGTTTGACAAGAAGAAGCTGATCTCGGTGGAGACTGACATCGTGGTAGATCACTACAAGGAGGAGAAGTTTGAGGACAGCAAACCAG CCTCTGAGCGTCTGACACAGGAGCAGGCTGATGACCTCATAGCCTGGATGAAGAACTCTCTGGGTCCTCGAGTCACCAACATAAAG CTCACTCCACGTCTGGACACCCACCCAGCTATGATCACCGTGCTGGAAATGGGTGCTGCCCGCCATTTCCTCCGCACCCAGCAGTTGGCCCGCACCGCTGAGGAGAGAGCTCAGATACTGCAGCCCACACTGGAGC